The Enterobacteriaceae endosymbiont of Neohaemonia nigricornis genome has a segment encoding these proteins:
- a CDS encoding ACP S-malonyltransferase codes for MIKFAAIFPGQGIKHINILSDLYKRYKIIQQTFDNASNILGYNLWHLIKYGPQEKLNITYYAQPAILTTSIALYKLWIKQSNCMPQITAGHSLGEYSALVCSKVINFHDAIRLVELRGKLMDTVTKSFNDYHHNGCYMQVIIGLKKK; via the coding sequence ATGATTAAATTTGCCGCTATTTTCCCAGGACAAGGTATTAAACATATTAATATTTTATCTGATTTGTATAAACGTTATAAAATTATTCAGCAAACATTTGATAATGCATCTAATATTCTTGGATATAATTTATGGCATTTAATAAAATATGGTCCACAAGAAAAATTAAATATCACATATTATGCTCAACCTGCTATACTTACCACATCTATAGCATTATATAAATTATGGATCAAACAAAGTAATTGCATGCCTCAAATTACAGCTGGACATAGTTTAGGAGAGTATAGTGCATTAGTTTGTAGTAAAGTTATTAATTTTCATGATGCAATTAGACTTGTTGAATTAAGAGGTAAATTAATGGATACAGTTACAAAATCCTTTAATGATTATCATCATAATGGATGTTATATGCAAGTAATAATAGGTTTAAAAAAAAAATAG
- a CDS encoding ACP S-malonyltransferase has translation MLYASNNRFKKKIVENICKNISQKNIISIACVNTQKHITISGNKYAITKAIKIFKILGAKIIPLNINIPIHCILMKPIIKQFHNLLNTIKIKKPIIPYVNNVDVKFETHPEKIKNALIRHIYCTVHWYNCMKYIEKKHIFNFIEFNTCNILNKFSQHITKKNNVITLYNQQMLDIALKKYLFKT, from the coding sequence ATGTTATATGCAAGTAATAATAGGTTTAAAAAAAAAATAGTGGAAAATATTTGTAAGAATATCTCTCAAAAAAATATAATTTCCATAGCATGTGTTAATACACAAAAACATATTACAATTAGTGGTAATAAATATGCTATAACAAAAGCTATAAAAATATTTAAAATATTAGGAGCAAAAATTATACCATTAAATATAAATATACCTATACATTGTATATTAATGAAACCTATAATTAAACAATTTCATAATTTATTAAACACTATTAAAATTAAAAAACCTATTATACCATACGTTAATAATGTAGATGTAAAATTTGAAACACATCCAGAAAAAATAAAAAATGCTTTAATTCGTCATATATATTGTACAGTGCATTGGTACAATTGTATGAAATATATAGAAAAAAAACATATATTTAATTTCATAGAATTTAATACCTGTAATATTTTAAATAAATTTTCTCAACATATAACCAAAAAAAATAATGTTATAACACTTTATAATCAACAAATGTTAGATATTGCATTAAAAAAATATTTGTTTAAAACATAA
- the fabG gene encoding 3-oxoacyl-ACP reductase FabG, with amino-acid sequence MNFTGQIVLITGANRGIGFNISKTLANFGAYVIGTATSEDGVKIINNNLGTKGIGKILNFIDDTSSIINIVKFIIKKFRKIDILINNAGIINDNLLIKMTDHEWENVLKINLTSVFKISRIVIKYMLKKKFGRVITIGSVVNFIGNIGQINYSTSKAGIIGFSKTLAKEVASHGITVNVIAPGYINTDMTANISKNKKKKIIDQIPIKRFGNVKEVTNVVLFLASKKSSYITGETIHVNGGLYMS; translated from the coding sequence ATGAATTTTACAGGACAAATAGTTTTAATTACAGGAGCTAATAGAGGTATAGGATTTAATATTTCTAAAACATTAGCAAATTTTGGTGCATATGTGATTGGCACTGCTACTAGTGAAGATGGTGTAAAAATTATTAATAATAATTTAGGTACAAAAGGCATTGGAAAAATATTAAATTTTATAGATGATACATCATCTATTATAAATATAGTTAAATTTATTATTAAAAAATTTAGAAAAATTGATATTTTAATAAATAATGCAGGTATTATAAATGATAACTTATTAATAAAAATGACAGATCATGAATGGGAAAATGTTTTAAAAATTAATTTAACTTCTGTTTTTAAAATATCTAGAATAGTTATAAAATATATGCTAAAGAAAAAATTTGGTCGTGTTATTACTATTGGATCAGTTGTAAATTTTATAGGTAATATTGGACAAATTAATTATTCAACATCTAAAGCTGGTATTATTGGTTTTAGTAAAACATTAGCTAAAGAAGTCGCATCTCATGGTATTACTGTCAATGTAATTGCACCAGGTTATATAAATACTGATATGACTGCGAATATATCTAAAAACAAAAAAAAAAAAATTATAGATCAAATTCCTATTAAACGGTTTGGTAATGTTAAAGAAGTAACAAATGTTGTACTTTTTTTAGCTTCCAAAAAATCATCATATATAACTGGAGAAACAATTCATGTTAATGGTGGTTTATATATGTCATAA
- the acpP gene encoding acyl carrier protein: MSSSIDKRVKKIIIEQLGVEPQKVIDNANFIKDLGADSLDTVELIMALEEEFNTEISDEEAEKITTVQSAINYINNHL, encoded by the coding sequence ATGAGTAGTTCTATTGATAAACGTGTAAAGAAAATTATTATTGAACAATTAGGTGTTGAACCACAAAAAGTTATTGATAATGCTAATTTTATTAAGGATTTAGGTGCAGATTCTTTAGATACTGTAGAACTTATTATGGCTTTGGAAGAAGAATTTAACACAGAAATTTCAGATGAAGAAGCAGAAAAAATTACTACTGTACAATCAGCTATTAACTATATTAATAATCATTTATAA
- the fabF gene encoding beta-ketoacyl-ACP synthase II, translating to MCKRRVVITGLGIITPLGLDIKSNWYNITNGNSGIRLINDFDTCQYKTKIGGIIKNFTYVNNFTNKKRYIDFFIQYGLIACEQAMLDSGLVSFYKNNNTNRFGVAMGSGLGGIQTIEKNCIKLYNFGPKKIHPCFIPASINNMLTGYIALDFKLMGPSISLSTGCASGIHNIGLAYKMISYNDADIMIAGAAEKSITPLIIGGFNAIKALSTRNNEPKQASRPWDKDRDGFVLSDGAGVLILEEYYHAKKRNANIYAEIIGFGINNDAYHITAPSKDNKGAKLSMYNALIDARINIEQINYINAHGTSTKLGDLAEVCAIKSVFKHCCSKLAISSTKSMTGHLLGAAGAIESIYSILALKYQIIPPTINLYNPDENCNLDFIPNIARDTHNMKYVLCNSFGFGGINTSLIFKKI from the coding sequence ATGTGTAAACGTAGAGTAGTAATTACTGGATTAGGTATTATTACACCATTAGGTTTAGATATAAAAAGTAATTGGTATAATATTACTAATGGTAACAGTGGTATTAGATTAATTAATGATTTTGATACTTGTCAATATAAAACTAAAATTGGAGGTATAATTAAAAATTTTACTTACGTAAATAATTTTACGAATAAAAAACGTTATATAGATTTTTTTATACAATATGGATTAATAGCCTGTGAACAAGCAATGTTAGATTCAGGTTTAGTATCTTTTTATAAAAATAATAATACTAATAGATTTGGAGTTGCCATGGGTTCTGGATTAGGTGGTATACAAACAATAGAAAAAAATTGTATTAAATTATATAATTTTGGACCTAAAAAAATTCATCCGTGTTTTATACCAGCATCTATTAATAATATGTTAACAGGTTATATAGCTTTAGATTTTAAATTAATGGGTCCTAGCATTTCTTTAAGTACTGGATGTGCTTCAGGTATTCATAATATTGGTTTAGCATATAAAATGATATCATATAATGATGCAGATATAATGATAGCAGGAGCAGCAGAAAAATCTATTACACCTTTAATTATAGGAGGTTTTAATGCTATTAAAGCATTATCTACAAGAAATAATGAACCAAAACAAGCTAGTAGACCATGGGATAAAGATAGAGATGGTTTTGTTTTAAGCGATGGAGCCGGTGTATTAATTTTAGAAGAATATTATCATGCAAAAAAACGTAATGCAAATATTTATGCTGAAATTATAGGTTTTGGTATAAATAATGATGCATATCATATTACTGCGCCTTCTAAAGATAATAAAGGAGCTAAATTATCAATGTATAATGCATTAATTGATGCTAGAATTAATATTGAACAAATTAATTATATAAATGCACATGGCACATCTACTAAATTAGGTGATTTAGCTGAAGTATGTGCTATTAAATCAGTATTTAAACATTGTTGTTCTAAATTAGCTATTAGTTCTACTAAATCTATGACCGGCCATTTATTAGGTGCAGCTGGAGCAATAGAATCTATCTATTCTATATTAGCTTTAAAATACCAAATTATACCACCTACAATAAATTTATATAATCCTGATGAAAATTGTAATTTAGATTTTATTCCTAATATAGCTAGAGATACACATAATATGAAATATGTATTATGTAATTCTTTTGGTTTTGGAGGAATTAATACATCATTAATTTTTAAAAAAATATAA
- the mltG gene encoding endolytic transglycosylase MltG, translating to MPKFNINKIIYTIFYIIYVIILHCFFQLYGTIYSYINVNQKIITYIIPPGRGVNNVLYDLQKKHIINKNIWLYLFLQLQPYLKNFKANIYHLKPHTYVINMLELFNSNKETQYAITLLEGETLQHFLKRLNENGYIKHTFNCQDIVLLKKKLNITDDFPLEGRFAPNTYFYNANTTDLELLQSMYCAMKNNVKFIWEHRAKNLPYKNIYDLIITASIIEKETSNKQEKKIIASVLVNRLKNNIKLQIDSTIIYGMNNNFNLKLLPKMLKHKNKYNTYIILGLPPSAIATPSISSLEAAAHPIKSNFLYFVANNNHTHIFTENFNAHRLIIKQLHKKSH from the coding sequence ATGCCAAAATTTAATATAAATAAAATAATTTATACAATATTTTATATAATATATGTAATAATTTTACATTGTTTTTTTCAATTATATGGAACAATTTATTCATATATTAATGTAAATCAAAAAATTATAACATATATAATACCTCCTGGTAGGGGTGTAAATAATGTTTTATATGATTTACAAAAAAAACATATTATTAATAAAAATATTTGGTTATATTTATTTTTACAATTACAACCATATTTAAAAAATTTTAAAGCTAATATTTATCATTTAAAACCACATACATATGTTATTAATATGTTAGAATTATTCAACTCTAATAAAGAAACACAATATGCTATTACTCTTTTAGAAGGTGAAACATTACAACATTTTCTAAAAAGATTAAATGAAAATGGATATATTAAACATACATTTAATTGTCAAGATATAGTGTTACTTAAGAAAAAATTAAATATTACAGATGATTTTCCATTAGAAGGAAGATTTGCTCCTAATACTTATTTTTATAATGCAAATACTACCGATCTAGAATTATTACAATCTATGTATTGTGCAATGAAAAATAATGTAAAATTTATTTGGGAACATAGAGCAAAAAATTTACCGTATAAAAATATATATGATTTAATCATAACAGCATCTATTATTGAAAAAGAAACTAGTAATAAACAAGAAAAAAAAATTATTGCTTCTGTATTAGTAAATAGATTAAAAAATAATATAAAACTACAAATAGATTCAACTATTATATATGGTATGAATAATAACTTTAATTTAAAATTATTGCCAAAAATGTTAAAACATAAAAATAAATATAATACATATATAATTTTAGGATTACCACCTAGTGCTATTGCTACTCCAAGTATTAGTTCATTAGAAGCAGCAGCACATCCTATAAAAAGTAATTTTCTATATTTTGTAGCAAACAATAATCATACTCATATTTTTACTGAAAATTTTAATGCACATAGACTTATTATTAAACAATTACATAAGAAATCCCATTAA
- the tmk gene encoding dTMP kinase gives MKLNKFIVVEGIDGSGKTTICNYIIYLLKCWNINNIIRTHEPGGTILAEKIRNLIKNSYKEFFSYKTELLLLYAARLQLLDNIIKPNIKDYWIISDRYDLSSYAYQIGGRGIQKKDILFLQKFINNNIIPNIVIYLDVNPLIGLQRIKNRNKDRIEKESIKFFTNVRKYYLKIANNNNMIKIIDANNNLSNVKLLVKKILFNFIKS, from the coding sequence ATGAAATTAAATAAATTTATTGTTGTAGAAGGTATTGATGGTTCAGGTAAAACAACAATATGTAATTATATTATTTATTTATTAAAATGTTGGAATATAAATAATATTATTCGTACACATGAACCTGGTGGAACTATTCTTGCTGAAAAAATACGTAATTTAATAAAAAATTCTTATAAAGAATTTTTTTCATATAAAACTGAATTGTTACTTTTATATGCAGCTAGATTACAATTATTAGATAATATTATTAAACCTAACATTAAAGATTATTGGATTATATCTGATAGATATGATTTATCATCTTATGCTTATCAAATAGGTGGCAGAGGTATACAAAAAAAAGATATATTATTTTTACAAAAATTTATTAATAATAATATTATACCTAATATAGTTATTTATTTAGATGTTAATCCTTTAATTGGATTACAAAGAATTAAAAATAGAAATAAAGATAGAATTGAAAAAGAATCAATTAAATTTTTTACTAATGTAAGAAAATATTATTTAAAAATAGCAAATAATAATAATATGATAAAAATAATTGATGCTAATAATAATTTATCAAATGTTAAATTATTAGTAAAAAAAATATTATTTAATTTTATAAAATCATAG
- a CDS encoding DNA polymerase III subunit delta' C-terminal domain-containing protein, whose product MCELQLIPDYPWLNIFYKNIIYQFTKKKNHHAFIICSIHGIGTIFLINKIIQWLLCTNKNNYYSCNICKNCTLLIQGYHPDVYIIKKDKLNYNISIEKIRDIIKFINMKAYQDMGKIIWLPDANMLNISSSNGLLKIIEEPLQNTWFFLQSNHINTLLPTITSRCQIWHICPPNEYIGLSWLQKKLYPTTYNINELLTALRINYYAPINAYKLLNSIFWDNRKKLYTTFIIAIKCDILKLLNILNNVNILLYLNWIYILFIDIIKIHCNINTNFIYNLDQIDLIYKISTIITKKQILLMIKKILYYRNIVININNINRELIIVQLLLSLEKILK is encoded by the coding sequence ATGTGTGAATTACAATTAATTCCTGATTACCCTTGGTTAAATATATTTTATAAAAATATTATATATCAGTTTACTAAAAAAAAGAATCATCATGCTTTTATTATATGTTCTATACATGGTATAGGAACTATATTTTTAATTAATAAGATAATTCAATGGTTATTATGTACAAATAAAAACAATTATTATAGTTGTAATATATGTAAAAATTGTACTTTATTAATACAAGGTTATCATCCGGATGTATATATTATTAAAAAAGATAAATTAAATTATAATATTAGTATTGAAAAAATTAGGGATATTATAAAATTTATTAATATGAAAGCATATCAAGATATGGGTAAAATAATTTGGCTTCCAGATGCTAATATGTTAAATATATCTTCTAGTAATGGTTTATTAAAAATTATAGAAGAACCCTTACAAAACACTTGGTTTTTTTTACAAAGTAATCATATTAATACATTATTACCTACTATAACTAGTAGATGCCAAATTTGGCATATATGTCCTCCAAATGAATATATTGGATTATCATGGTTACAAAAAAAGTTATATCCAACTACATATAATATTAATGAATTATTAACAGCTCTGAGAATTAATTATTATGCTCCTATTAATGCTTATAAGTTATTAAATAGTATTTTTTGGGATAATAGAAAAAAATTATATACAACTTTTATTATTGCAATTAAATGTGATATATTAAAACTATTAAATATATTAAATAATGTAAATATTTTATTATATTTAAATTGGATTTATATATTATTTATTGATATTATAAAAATTCATTGTAATATTAATACAAATTTTATATATAATTTGGATCAAATAGATTTAATATATAAAATATCTACTATAATAACAAAAAAACAAATTTTATTAATGATAAAAAAAATATTATATTATCGTAATATTGTTATTAATATAAATAATATTAATCGTGAACTTATAATTGTTCAATTATTATTATCATTAGAAAAAATTTTAAAATAA